In Sphingopyxis macrogoltabida, the sequence AAATCTTTTCGGCGACGTCGGCGCCGCCGACCAGCTCGCCGAACACCGCAAAGCCCGCATTGTCGCCGCTCTGCGCCGGATCGGCGTCGAAACCCGGGATATCGCTCAAGAGCAGGAAGAAATCGGTCATCGCATCGCCGGGCGCGAGCCGTGCCATCACCAGCGCCCCCTTGCAATTGGTGAGGCCCGTGACGTTCGTCGGCTCGTGCGCGATGACGGGAAAATTCTTGCGCGCATCGCCGCGATTGCCCGCCTGGATGAGCTGGCTGGCGGGGCCCCAGCTGCGCGTCGAGCGATAGAATTTGAACCCGTCCATCCGCTTCGTATCGACATAGCGGAGGAAGTTGGCGGCGGTGACCGGCGCGCGCTTGTCCTCGAGCCGCACGGTGATCGTCCCGAGATCGGTCGCGAGCGCGACATAGGGCCGTGTGTCGGCCTCCACGACCCCGACGACAGGCGACGTAACGGGCGCGGGGACCGGCGGCGCAGGCGGCGGCAATTGGGTCGCCGAGGGTGGGACGGTCGGGGTGGTCGGACCTTGGGCGGCGAGCGCGAGCGCGGAGAGAATGATGGTCAGCATGGGCCAAGGCATAACCGCGCGGCCCGGCGGTGGCGACCCCTTTTGCTGTTTGTCAGCGCGGCTGCCTTCGTTAAGACACCCCGGTTGAACAAGGGGATTGGCATGCGTTTTCCATCGCTTCTGTGTGCGGCAAGCCTGACGGCGGCTTCCCTGGCAACGGCCGCGCTGGCATCACCGCCCGAAACGGCCGACGCCGACACCAAAGCCTGGTGGTCGATCACCGAGGAGTTGTCGAGCGACGCGATGGAAGGCCGCG encodes:
- a CDS encoding peptidylprolyl isomerase; the encoded protein is MLTIILSALALAAQGPTTPTVPPSATQLPPPAPPVPAPVTSPVVGVVEADTRPYVALATDLGTITVRLEDKRAPVTAANFLRYVDTKRMDGFKFYRSTRSWGPASQLIQAGNRGDARKNFPVIAHEPTNVTGLTNCKGALVMARLAPGDAMTDFFLLLSDIPGFDADPAQSGDNAGFAVFGELVGGADVAEKIFAAPVSPTAGEGVMQGQMLEPMVTIKTARRIPAPADAPKGCVVKAP